A genomic segment from Candidatus Nitrospira nitrosa encodes:
- a CDS encoding ankyrin repeat domain-containing protein encodes MISQRIILSALCALLPLLLAMRPVDETLLTAAMDGQLPKIKKLVEEGADVHAANAQGTTSLHAAAWNGHRDVVSFLLRKAAPVNHVTSDGATPLYIAAQNGHPEVAALLLNNGATANLATTTGVTPLFIAAQNGYRDIVALLLRHKADANQAAEDGVTPLFIAAQRGQHTVVELLLQHGTTANTTLADGSTPLFVAAQNGHLPTVTLLLEQGAAVNQAMTDGATPLLVAAQNGHRAIVELLLERGALVNQSVQNGVTPLHVAAQNGHREVVTLLLKKKAAINQQARNRATPLFLAVQNNHRDVATLLLEKGALVNQPTPDGATPLHIATAAGYRDMAALLLKKGASINAKTADGKTPLHLGAYHGNREIVSLLLKHGGNKQAKTLSGERPLDLARQQGHRTLFALLKQ; translated from the coding sequence ATGATCTCGCAACGGATAATACTTTCCGCCCTCTGTGCCCTGCTCCCGCTGCTCTTGGCCATGCGACCAGTGGATGAGACTCTGCTGACAGCCGCTATGGATGGACAGCTCCCCAAGATCAAGAAACTTGTTGAGGAAGGAGCGGATGTCCACGCAGCCAATGCGCAGGGGACGACCTCCCTGCATGCGGCAGCCTGGAATGGACATCGCGATGTCGTTTCATTCTTACTTCGGAAAGCCGCGCCGGTGAATCACGTGACCAGCGACGGAGCCACCCCACTCTACATTGCGGCGCAGAATGGTCATCCGGAAGTAGCCGCCCTGTTGCTCAATAACGGAGCAACCGCGAATCTTGCTACCACCACAGGAGTGACGCCGCTTTTTATCGCCGCACAGAACGGCTATCGAGACATCGTGGCGCTCTTGCTCCGACATAAGGCCGACGCGAATCAAGCTGCGGAAGACGGAGTGACGCCACTCTTCATCGCGGCACAACGAGGCCAGCATACGGTCGTGGAGCTGCTGCTGCAACATGGAACCACCGCGAATACGACCTTGGCTGACGGATCGACGCCTCTGTTCGTCGCCGCCCAGAACGGCCATCTCCCAACCGTGACGCTGCTCCTGGAACAGGGTGCAGCCGTGAACCAGGCCATGACGGATGGCGCAACACCGCTGCTGGTCGCCGCCCAAAACGGACATCGCGCCATCGTGGAACTCTTGCTCGAACGTGGCGCACTCGTAAACCAATCGGTCCAGAACGGTGTGACTCCACTCCACGTTGCCGCGCAGAACGGCCATCGGGAAGTGGTCACACTACTGCTAAAAAAGAAGGCTGCCATCAATCAACAAGCACGAAACCGCGCGACCCCGCTCTTCCTTGCCGTACAAAATAACCACCGCGATGTCGCAACACTCCTCTTAGAAAAAGGTGCCTTGGTGAACCAACCCACGCCTGATGGCGCCACGCCTCTCCACATCGCAACCGCAGCAGGCTATCGCGACATGGCCGCCCTTCTCCTAAAAAAAGGAGCCTCGATCAACGCAAAGACTGCGGACGGGAAGACCCCTCTGCATCTGGGTGCCTATCATGGCAATCGAGAAATCGTGTCGCTCCTGCTCAAGCACGGAGGGAACAAACAGGCAAAAACCCTATCGGGCGAGCGTCCGCTCGATCTCGCCCGTCAACAAGGCCACCGCACGCTGTTTGCTCTCCTGAAGCAATAA
- a CDS encoding alkene reductase gives MPTLFTPLQVGKLLLPNRVVMAPLTRARAGTTHIPNDMMVDYYSQRASSGLMMTECTMVDAHACAFMGEGGIYSPAHVAGWKRVTDAVHAKGGRIFMQIWHPGRAAHSLLNDGEQPVSSSAKAIPNEMTHTPQGDKPYEVPRALRTEEIPRYVEMFRLAATNAQVAGFDGVQIHGAHGYLIDNFLRDGVNARTDAYGGSVPNRARFLLEITDAVISVWGAGRVAVRISPLVPFNDMVDSQPEALVTYVAQELSRREIAFLEIRHENHALPKEQTLLQIARRQFRGVLMSNGSYTRESGESTVTQGAADAIVYGRPYIANPDLVERFAKQAPLNEVNFARLYGGGADGYSDYPALVG, from the coding sequence ATGCCAACATTGTTCACCCCGCTCCAAGTTGGAAAACTCCTTTTACCCAACCGCGTCGTCATGGCTCCCCTCACTCGTGCACGTGCCGGCACGACCCACATCCCCAACGACATGATGGTGGACTACTACTCCCAGCGCGCGTCAAGCGGTCTGATGATGACGGAATGCACAATGGTGGATGCCCATGCCTGCGCCTTCATGGGTGAAGGTGGTATTTACAGCCCGGCTCACGTAGCTGGGTGGAAACGCGTGACGGATGCGGTCCATGCCAAGGGCGGCCGCATCTTCATGCAGATCTGGCATCCTGGTCGCGCCGCGCATTCGTTGTTGAACGACGGTGAGCAGCCGGTCTCCAGCAGCGCCAAGGCCATTCCTAATGAGATGACCCACACCCCTCAAGGTGACAAGCCCTACGAAGTCCCTCGCGCCCTCCGCACCGAGGAAATCCCACGCTATGTAGAGATGTTCAGACTTGCCGCAACGAACGCACAGGTGGCCGGATTTGACGGTGTACAAATCCACGGCGCCCATGGGTATTTGATCGACAATTTTCTTCGGGACGGCGTCAACGCCCGCACGGACGCCTACGGAGGTTCCGTACCCAACCGTGCTCGGTTTCTATTGGAGATAACCGACGCCGTCATCAGTGTCTGGGGTGCTGGGCGTGTCGCGGTGCGGATTTCGCCTCTGGTCCCGTTTAATGACATGGTCGACAGCCAACCCGAAGCCCTCGTGACCTATGTGGCGCAAGAATTAAGCCGGCGCGAGATTGCCTTCCTTGAAATTCGACATGAAAACCATGCGCTGCCTAAAGAGCAGACCCTGTTACAGATTGCTCGTCGCCAATTCCGTGGTGTGCTGATGAGCAATGGAAGCTATACGCGTGAAAGCGGCGAATCGACAGTTACACAAGGAGCCGCTGACGCCATCGTCTATGGCCGACCGTACATCGCCAATCCTGACCTGGTTGAACGTTTCGCGAAGCAGGCTCCGCTCAACGAGGTAAATTTCGCTCGACTCTATGGAGGTGGCGCGGACGGCTACAGCGACTACCCTGCATTGGTCGGATGA
- a CDS encoding ankyrin repeat domain-containing protein, whose amino-acid sequence MKPVAPNWKRALCSLIVLFISGCVTTPEEQLRLAAADGNLLRVETFLWQGVNIQASDARGITALHLATKHGHRNVAALLLKQGAAVNPASQDGVTPLSVAVQGGRQEMVALLLANGAQVNEQAQIGGTTLLHVAAYRGDLEIVSLLLQHGADKQARMTSGERPVDLAQQQGHRALIPLLEP is encoded by the coding sequence ATGAAACCGGTTGCGCCGAATTGGAAACGAGCCCTCTGTTCACTCATCGTCCTATTCATTAGTGGTTGTGTCACCACACCGGAGGAGCAACTACGCCTAGCCGCAGCAGACGGGAATCTGCTCCGAGTGGAGACCTTTCTTTGGCAGGGAGTCAACATCCAAGCGTCCGATGCGCGTGGAATCACAGCACTCCACCTCGCAACCAAGCACGGGCATCGGAACGTGGCCGCTCTTTTACTGAAACAAGGTGCAGCAGTCAACCCAGCAAGCCAGGACGGCGTCACGCCGCTTTCCGTCGCAGTCCAAGGGGGGCGGCAAGAAATGGTGGCGCTACTCTTAGCGAACGGTGCACAGGTAAATGAACAGGCGCAGATCGGTGGCACGACGCTCTTGCACGTCGCAGCCTACCGAGGGGATCTGGAGATCGTGAGCCTTTTACTGCAGCATGGCGCGGATAAGCAGGCAAGAATGACATCGGGTGAACGCCCTGTGGATTTGGCTCAGCAGCAAGGTCACCGGGCGTTGATTCCGCTGCTTGAGCCATGA
- a CDS encoding competence/damage-inducible protein A, whose protein sequence is MPMSASSARTCLAETIAIGSELLVGGRADSNSLFITEALATVGVEVRFKSIVGDDEGEIGHVLNIARQRAGVVIMTGGLGPTVDDCTREAVAAATGSRLARRKEAFEAMKARLAQWGRVPNRGQLRQALIPAKAIVLPNPVGSAPGFALSWKGTYIAALPGVPSEMQAMMQETVIPLIVDRLKQSKHAQPHPISRVIFQTWGLPEADVDSKLQGVLSKREPIALGLLASPNGVLVSLTTSAHRAIKAHVFTSKIEAVRQRLREWIYAEGHDTMEDVVGRLLVEQQRTIAVAESCTGGLIGHRLTQVPGASAYVDRGAICYSNQAKTDMLGVPVSLIEQHGAVSREVAQAMAMGMRERAGVSVALSVTGIAGPGGATETKPVGLVYVGLDGGVGGPITKEFRFHGDRSVIKQRSSQAALDLLRRWLLERRQV, encoded by the coding sequence ATGCCAATGTCTGCGTCATCAGCTCGTACGTGCCTTGCGGAAACCATTGCGATTGGTTCGGAGTTGCTGGTCGGGGGGCGGGCCGATAGTAACTCACTATTCATTACGGAGGCCCTTGCTACTGTTGGTGTAGAAGTCCGGTTCAAATCGATTGTCGGTGATGATGAGGGTGAGATCGGGCACGTGCTCAACATTGCCCGGCAGCGGGCTGGTGTGGTGATCATGACGGGAGGGCTCGGTCCTACGGTCGATGATTGCACCAGGGAGGCCGTTGCAGCGGCGACCGGGTCCCGCCTTGCTCGTCGCAAAGAAGCGTTCGAGGCGATGAAGGCTCGATTGGCTCAGTGGGGGAGGGTGCCGAATCGGGGCCAGTTGCGACAAGCGCTGATTCCCGCCAAGGCCATTGTCTTGCCCAATCCAGTCGGGTCTGCGCCGGGATTTGCCCTCTCTTGGAAGGGGACGTACATCGCGGCGCTACCGGGTGTTCCGAGTGAAATGCAAGCCATGATGCAGGAGACGGTCATCCCCCTGATCGTCGATCGACTGAAACAATCGAAGCACGCACAACCCCACCCCATTAGCCGGGTGATCTTTCAGACCTGGGGATTACCGGAAGCTGATGTCGATAGCAAATTGCAGGGAGTGCTTTCCAAGCGGGAGCCGATCGCACTGGGGCTGCTTGCTTCGCCAAATGGCGTGCTGGTGTCGTTGACGACGAGCGCGCATCGTGCGATCAAGGCTCACGTCTTCACCTCGAAAATCGAAGCGGTGCGTCAGCGATTACGCGAGTGGATCTATGCTGAAGGGCACGACACGATGGAAGACGTCGTCGGACGATTACTGGTCGAGCAGCAACGCACGATTGCGGTTGCCGAGTCCTGTACCGGTGGGCTGATCGGCCATCGACTGACCCAAGTGCCGGGAGCGTCTGCCTATGTCGATCGCGGAGCAATCTGCTATAGCAACCAAGCCAAAACGGACATGTTGGGTGTGCCGGTGAGTCTCATTGAACAACACGGGGCAGTCAGTCGAGAGGTTGCCCAAGCCATGGCGATGGGGATGCGTGAACGGGCTGGTGTGTCCGTGGCTTTGTCGGTCACGGGGATTGCCGGACCAGGAGGAGCCACAGAAACGAAGCCGGTCGGCTTGGTGTATGTGGGGCTCGACGGAGGAGTGGGAGGGCCGATCACAAAGGAATTCCGGTTCCATGGCGACCGATCAGTCATCAAGCAGCGGTCTTCACAGGCAGCATTGGACCTCTTGCGTCGGTGGCTTCTTGAGAGGAGACAAGTATGA
- a CDS encoding DUF4258 domain-containing protein, with product MKTLDNIRRQLSAGEFEFSHHAFKRAVERNISDVEVQQAGAEASIIEDYPEDKYAPSSLMLGFTAADRPLHIQVSHADSDLLKIITIYQPNPTEWYDYTKRR from the coding sequence ATGAAAACACTGGATAACATTCGTCGACAACTTTCCGCAGGTGAATTCGAATTTAGTCACCATGCGTTTAAACGAGCCGTCGAGCGAAACATCAGTGACGTAGAAGTCCAGCAGGCCGGAGCAGAGGCCTCGATCATCGAAGACTATCCGGAGGACAAGTACGCACCCAGTAGCCTCATGCTAGGGTTCACTGCAGCAGACCGACCACTACACATTCAAGTCTCTCATGCGGACTCTGACTTGCTGAAGATCATCACGATCTATCAGCCGAATCCGACTGAGTGGTATGATTACACCAAACGGAGGTAA
- a CDS encoding SDR family oxidoreductase: protein MSTRGDRAIVITGASTGIGASCALRLDRLGFTVFAGVRKPEDGAVLQQSSSDRLMPILLDVTDLPSIQRSRAIVSERCGASGLYGLVNNAGIAVPAPLEAIPLADFRRQLEVNVIGQLAVTQAFLPLIRQARGRIVNMGSIAGRSTIPMMGAYSASKFALEAMTDALRLEVQPWGIQVSIIEPGAITTPIWTKSAEDAAGREAVMGTDLRRLYEPTVAAVRKVVEEAAKRAIPADVVAKAVEHALTAPVPKTRYLVGTDAKIRAFIGQILPDRIMDRLLTAVLKLPH, encoded by the coding sequence ATGTCAACCAGAGGCGATCGGGCCATAGTCATTACTGGCGCGTCCACGGGCATTGGGGCGTCCTGTGCGCTGCGTCTTGATCGATTGGGGTTCACCGTCTTTGCCGGAGTGCGGAAGCCTGAAGATGGGGCGGTGCTTCAACAGTCCAGCTCTGATCGACTCATGCCGATCCTGCTCGATGTGACTGATTTGCCATCCATTCAACGTTCTCGTGCAATAGTGTCCGAGCGATGTGGAGCGAGTGGGCTGTATGGGCTTGTGAATAATGCCGGGATTGCAGTGCCGGCACCGCTCGAAGCGATCCCTCTTGCTGATTTTCGGCGGCAGCTTGAAGTGAATGTGATCGGCCAGCTCGCTGTCACGCAGGCGTTTCTGCCGCTGATCCGTCAGGCCCGTGGGCGTATTGTGAATATGGGCTCGATTGCGGGTCGTTCGACGATTCCGATGATGGGCGCCTACTCGGCGTCGAAGTTCGCACTGGAGGCGATGACCGATGCCTTGAGACTTGAGGTGCAACCATGGGGCATCCAAGTCTCAATTATCGAGCCTGGTGCGATTACAACACCAATCTGGACTAAGTCTGCCGAGGATGCCGCTGGGCGAGAGGCCGTGATGGGAACGGATCTTCGACGACTGTATGAGCCGACTGTGGCGGCGGTGCGAAAGGTGGTGGAGGAGGCAGCGAAACGAGCGATTCCAGCAGACGTTGTCGCGAAGGCGGTTGAGCACGCCTTAACGGCTCCGGTGCCCAAGACTCGCTACCTGGTCGGTACGGATGCAAAGATCCGTGCGTTTATCGGGCAGATTCTACCAGACCGGATCATGGACCGCCTTCTTACGGCTGTCCTCAAACTCCCTCACTGA
- a CDS encoding YgiT-type zinc finger protein: MFRCHVCGKAESREERISEVFDIDGRPVQVEQIPATVCLHCGEAVFSRDTTERVRRMVHGEAKPIKSIQMDVFAYR; encoded by the coding sequence ATGTTCCGGTGTCATGTGTGCGGAAAAGCTGAGAGCCGTGAGGAGCGCATCAGCGAGGTTTTTGACATTGATGGCAGGCCGGTGCAGGTTGAGCAGATTCCGGCAACGGTGTGCCTCCATTGCGGTGAAGCGGTGTTCAGTCGAGATACGACGGAGCGAGTTCGCCGGATGGTGCATGGGGAGGCCAAACCGATCAAGTCGATTCAGATGGACGTATTCGCCTACCGCTAG
- a CDS encoding integrase core domain-containing protein, translated as MDTRTRIILAAELATQGLSVSAIAGQLERHRETIGLWLKAVRIEGLSVFLDRYAAAKTGPRPARQVPGAVKRLVWAIRAREYDCCGQKIQYFLAHEQHIHLSVPKIYEILAERYVLRPRGRTNQPRGVVPIATAPRAVIQMDTVVFGEVFAFTGVDIYTKEADVVLRTGLTSEDGAMFLRTAMTRRFTGPVQIIQTDGGSEFKGVFAQQVLQYCTRHRIARPYKKNEQAYIESFNRTLRKECLGWISYRVEELPTLQGEVRAFLDRYHYHRPHLGFTPMRPPLSPSREGPDGLSDIYGE; from the coding sequence ATGGACACAAGAACTCGGATCATTCTTGCAGCGGAACTGGCGACTCAAGGGCTCTCCGTTTCCGCGATCGCGGGCCAACTTGAGCGCCATCGAGAAACCATAGGACTCTGGCTGAAGGCAGTTCGAATCGAAGGACTCTCTGTCTTTCTGGATCGCTATGCTGCGGCCAAGACGGGGCCACGTCCGGCACGACAGGTCCCGGGAGCGGTCAAACGCCTTGTCTGGGCGATTCGCGCCCGTGAATACGACTGCTGTGGGCAGAAGATTCAGTACTTTCTGGCTCATGAACAGCATATCCATCTCTCTGTTCCCAAGATCTATGAAATCTTGGCTGAACGATACGTCTTACGGCCTCGGGGCCGGACCAATCAGCCACGCGGCGTTGTGCCGATTGCCACGGCTCCCCGCGCGGTCATTCAGATGGATACCGTGGTTTTTGGCGAGGTCTTCGCCTTTACCGGGGTGGACATCTATACGAAGGAAGCGGATGTCGTTCTGCGGACCGGACTAACAAGCGAGGATGGGGCCATGTTTTTGCGCACAGCCATGACTCGCCGCTTTACCGGGCCTGTGCAGATCATCCAGACCGATGGGGGCTCAGAGTTCAAAGGCGTGTTTGCCCAACAGGTGCTCCAGTATTGTACACGACATCGCATCGCCCGTCCCTATAAGAAGAACGAGCAGGCGTATATTGAGAGCTTCAATCGAACCCTGCGCAAGGAATGCTTGGGGTGGATCTCCTATCGAGTAGAAGAACTGCCCACACTCCAGGGCGAGGTGCGTGCATTTCTGGACCGGTATCACTATCATCGGCCGCATCTTGGATTCACCCCGATGCGACCGCCGTTATCGCCAAGCCGTGAAGGACCTGACGGACTGTCGGATATTTACGGAGAATAG
- a CDS encoding chlorite dismutase family protein, translating into MSTPETPPSTPAPRRQFVNFAFYKVDPAWRRLPEDVRTQGKQEFLRAVEDFNGKVLVVPYSTVGIRGDCDFMLWRISYDLDLLQDMSAKMLASGLGQYLSTPYSYLAMTKRSIYVDNHSHAGQEGKRLTVVPGKSKYIFVYPFLKTREWFLLTKAARQGMMDEHIEVGHRFPSVKLNTTYSFGLDDQEWVVAFESDKPEDFLDLVMALRETEGSRYTLRDTPIFTCVRRSLKETLDTLGG; encoded by the coding sequence ATGTCGACTCCGGAGACCCCCCCTTCTACGCCAGCACCTCGGCGCCAGTTCGTCAATTTTGCATTCTACAAAGTGGACCCGGCATGGCGGCGTCTCCCAGAAGATGTGCGCACCCAGGGTAAACAGGAGTTCTTACGGGCTGTTGAAGATTTTAACGGCAAGGTGTTGGTCGTCCCCTATTCCACTGTCGGTATCCGTGGCGACTGTGACTTCATGTTGTGGCGTATCAGCTACGATCTCGATCTGTTACAGGATATGAGCGCCAAGATGCTTGCCTCCGGTCTTGGACAGTACCTCTCGACTCCCTATTCGTACTTGGCCATGACCAAGCGATCCATTTATGTCGATAACCATTCGCATGCGGGACAGGAAGGGAAGCGGCTCACGGTCGTGCCAGGGAAGAGCAAGTACATCTTTGTCTACCCCTTTCTTAAAACACGGGAGTGGTTCCTCCTGACGAAGGCGGCTCGCCAGGGGATGATGGACGAGCATATCGAAGTAGGTCATCGGTTTCCATCAGTGAAGCTGAATACCACCTATTCGTTTGGATTGGATGATCAGGAATGGGTTGTTGCGTTTGAAAGCGACAAGCCAGAAGATTTCCTTGACCTGGTGATGGCCCTACGGGAAACGGAAGGATCACGATATACCTTGCGAGATACCCCGATCTTCACCTGCGTCCGCAGAAGTCTGAAGGAAACGCTCGACACTCTTGGCGGCTAA
- a CDS encoding type II toxin-antitoxin system RelE family toxin encodes MISFRPDIPPHVAAVIRTLHPDIKQLIKSAIRAIAADPECGEPLKRELDGLRKYRARRFRVVYAVDHKRRVMSLMAVGHRRSVYEELTERILRKPRT; translated from the coding sequence GTGATCTCCTTCCGACCCGACATCCCTCCACATGTCGCGGCCGTCATCCGCACACTCCATCCCGACATCAAGCAACTGATCAAGTCAGCCATTCGTGCCATTGCAGCTGATCCTGAATGTGGAGAACCGCTTAAACGGGAACTCGATGGGTTACGCAAGTATCGCGCTCGCCGCTTTCGCGTCGTCTATGCGGTCGATCACAAGAGACGAGTCATGAGCCTCATGGCCGTAGGACACCGGCGATCTGTGTATGAGGAGCTGACCGAGCGAATTCTCCGGAAGCCTCGAACATAG
- a CDS encoding type II toxin-antitoxin system Phd/YefM family antitoxin: MAKTLSLSEVKARLPELVAGVQEREEEVIVTKNGRPAAILMNIDEYTRLKETVDVLSDPELMSQIAESLVHYKTKRTGLSFEDVFGEPLTPVKKRRTA; the protein is encoded by the coding sequence ATGGCAAAAACCTTATCGTTATCGGAAGTCAAAGCCCGGCTTCCTGAACTGGTAGCAGGTGTCCAAGAGCGCGAGGAGGAAGTGATCGTCACGAAAAATGGCCGGCCAGCGGCCATCTTGATGAATATCGATGAATACACCCGTCTCAAAGAAACCGTGGATGTCCTAAGCGATCCTGAACTCATGAGCCAGATTGCCGAGAGCCTGGTCCATTACAAAACGAAACGCACAGGACTCTCATTTGAGGATGTATTCGGCGAACCTCTCACGCCTGTCAAGAAACGACGCACGGCGTGA
- the thpR gene encoding RNA 2',3'-cyclic phosphodiesterase: protein MIRAFLAVEISDEVRTGIIQVQQDIKERLTAHLSKEIRIAWGQRNSFHLTMRFLGEIEKQLIDPLREAMTRVRQSHPTIQIPIDRLQAFPNALKPRVLWVGPSESWLQSEPAKRLVELHQEIESCCHSFGFASDEKPFSPHLTVARIKTGERQVGPLLAQSGVYERSVSLGTMTVGPVVLIKSQLRPTGPVYTRLWEVG, encoded by the coding sequence ATGATCCGGGCTTTTTTGGCCGTCGAGATTAGTGACGAGGTGAGAACAGGGATCATCCAGGTCCAGCAGGACATCAAGGAACGGCTCACGGCTCATCTCTCCAAGGAGATCCGCATCGCCTGGGGGCAACGGAATTCATTTCACCTCACGATGAGGTTTCTCGGCGAGATAGAGAAACAGCTCATCGATCCACTACGCGAAGCAATGACGCGTGTCAGGCAATCTCATCCGACCATTCAGATCCCGATCGATCGGCTCCAGGCGTTCCCCAATGCCCTGAAACCGCGAGTGCTGTGGGTGGGACCATCTGAGTCGTGGCTTCAGAGTGAACCAGCCAAGCGATTGGTGGAGTTGCATCAGGAGATAGAATCTTGCTGCCACTCCTTCGGGTTTGCCTCAGATGAGAAACCCTTCAGCCCCCATCTGACTGTGGCGAGGATTAAAACTGGAGAACGACAGGTCGGGCCGCTGTTGGCTCAAAGTGGTGTGTATGAGCGTAGCGTCTCGCTAGGAACGATGACAGTTGGGCCGGTTGTGCTAATAAAAAGCCAGCTGCGTCCGACCGGACCTGTCTATACGAGGCTGTGGGAAGTGGGGTGA